The nucleotide sequence ACGTCCTCGTCGAGCTCTGCGAGTACGGCGGAATCTGGTCCCGGGTCGAGGACGGCGAGCCCGTCCAGCGAACCGGCATGTCGCGCGCGCAGATCCTCGACGAATGCCGCGACGCCGTCCTGCCGGACGCTGTCACGGATCGCGGTTGGTGGTTCCACCACTTCTCGGGAGACGACGACGCCCTCGCATCGTTTTCACGCCGCAACGCCCTCGCCGTCTGGCAGGCACTTCGTCGGCACGGCGAGAGTGAGCGGATCGCCGTGGTCGGGCATGGCAGATCGGGCTCGGTGCTGATCAGCACGCTGTTCGGCATACCGACGGATCGCGGCTACGCACGATTCGGCGAGCACAACTGCGCGATCAGCCACATCGCCATCACGCGGGAGCAGACGCGGCTCGTCTATCTGAACCGAACCGACCATCTGTCGCCCGACATGGTCACCTGATCGTCGCTCGATCCTGGAGGAGCAGATGAACGCAACGGTCCAGACGTTGGCGGGGGCTCGCGAGTGGCAGCGCGTCCACGAGCTCCACGCGCCCAAGGTCGGCGAGCCCGCGCCCGACTTCGAGCTTTCCGAACCGGACGGAACCCAGCCGGTTCGGCTCTCGGCGCTCTGCCCAACACGGCCCGTAGCGCTCGTGTTCGGCAGCTTCACGTGACCGCCGTTCGTCCAGTCGGCCGGGAGCCTACACGACCTCTATGAAGCCTTTTCGGATCGGCTCCACTTCCTGGTGATCTACATCCGAGAGGCGCACCCCATCGACGGATGGGACATCGGCAGCGAGCAGCGGATCCGCGACCCGCAGACCATCGAGGAGCGCCGATCCGTCGCGCGTTCCTGCGAAGCCGCCCTGCGCTACGGCATCCGTACGTACGTCGACGAGATGGACGATGCGGTCATGACCGCCTACGCCGCTTGGCCCGAGCGGCTCTACCTGATCGACACGAACGGACGGGTCGCCTATGCAGGCGGGCCCGGACCCTACGAGTTCCACCCGAACGAGCTCCGCACGGCAATCGAACGGCTGATCGCCTAGCGGCGCTCACGTCTTCTCTTAGGAGCGAACGATGTCTGCCAGTGCAGCGCTCCCGATCGGCGTCGGCATCATCGGTCTCGGCAGAGCCGGCTGGAGCCTTCACGCCCTCACGCTCGAATCCATGTCGGAACAATACCGAGTCGCCGCCGTATGCGATCCAGAGGAATCCCGGCGGGCGGAAGCCAAGGCGCGCTTCGGCTGCGCCGCGTACACCGAAGTCGGCGACCTCGTCAACGATCCGAATGTCGAGCTGGTCGTCGTCGCATCTCCGAGCCATCTGCACGCGCCCTACGCCATCGCCGCGATGAAAGCCGGCAAGGACGCGCTCGTCGAGAAGCCCTTCGCCACGAGCCTGGTGGACGTCGACGCGATGATCCGCATCGGGCAGCAGACGGGGCGGATCGTGACGGCGAGTCAGAACTATCGCTACGGACCCGACTTCATGAAGGTTCGTGAGGTGGTGGAGTCCGGGGCGCTGGGAACCGTGCTCTTTGCGCGTTTCGCGTGGCACGGATTCAGCCGCCGGTGGGATTGGCAGACGCTCAAGGAGTACGGCGGCGGCTCGCTCAACAACAGCGCCTCCCACGCCGTCGATCAGGCTCTGCTGCTGCTTGGCGACGTCGAGCCGCACGTCGCTTGCCAGATGGTCAGCACGCCGCTGTCGTCCGGCGACGCGGAGGACCACGTCAAGATCACGCTATCCGCGCCGGGATCCCCGTGGATCGACATCGAGATATCGAGCGCCGTCGCCTATGGGCAGGACCGCTGGCTGGTCGCCGGAACCCAGGGAGGACTCACGGGAACCACGAGTCGGATTCGCTGGAAGTACATCGACATCTCGACGCTGCCGCCCCGTCCCGTGTCCCGTGTTCCAACGCCCGACCGCAGCTACAACCGCGAGGAACTGACCTGGACGGAAGAGACTTACGACTGCGCGTCGGAGCCCTTCCGGTCGAGCAACGAGCGTCTCTACGCCGACCTGTACCGCACGATCCGCGATGGGGTTCCCTTAGC is from Candidatus Poribacteria bacterium and encodes:
- a CDS encoding histidine phosphatase family protein, translating into MAHGTHVARLLALRDILSNDALRLNRNHPLDIYLIRHGQSTENRGDAPVIYPPLTDLGREQARCAARALQGIGIDRLYCSPMRRNLLTAAIIGSALRLAPHVLVELCEYGGIWSRVEDGEPVQRTGMSRAQILDECRDAVLPDAVTDRGWWFHHFSGDDDALASFSRRNALAVWQALRRHGESERIAVVGHGRSGSVLISTLFGIPTDRGYARFGEHNCAISHIAITREQTRLVYLNRTDHLSPDMVT
- a CDS encoding deiodinase, with the translated sequence MIYIREAHPIDGWDIGSEQRIRDPQTIEERRSVARSCEAALRYGIRTYVDEMDDAVMTAYAAWPERLYLIDTNGRVAYAGGPGPYEFHPNELRTAIERLIA
- a CDS encoding Gfo/Idh/MocA family oxidoreductase; translated protein: MSASAALPIGVGIIGLGRAGWSLHALTLESMSEQYRVAAVCDPEESRRAEAKARFGCAAYTEVGDLVNDPNVELVVVASPSHLHAPYAIAAMKAGKDALVEKPFATSLVDVDAMIRIGQQTGRIVTASQNYRYGPDFMKVREVVESGALGTVLFARFAWHGFSRRWDWQTLKEYGGGSLNNSASHAVDQALLLLGDVEPHVACQMVSTPLSSGDAEDHVKITLSAPGSPWIDIEISSAVAYGQDRWLVAGTQGGLTGTTSRIRWKYIDISTLPPRPVSRVPTPDRSYNREELTWTEETYDCASEPFRSSNERLYADLYRTIRDGVPLAIAPESVRRQIAVLEKCRELASV